One Rhodospirillales bacterium DNA segment encodes these proteins:
- a CDS encoding cysteine desulfurase, with protein sequence MSFGIYLDHNATTPLRCEAAVAMRAAMEMLGNPSSVHRHGRNARRLIEDARATIAGSVGAEPADVVFTSGGTESNALALCASGRRRLVVTAIEHASVLSAGDSPVIVPVDDDGIVDLVALDAILAESTEPAVVSVMLANNETGAVQPVAAVGDIAHRYGALFHCDAAQAAGKIAIDMRVMGIDLLSWSAHKLGGPAGIGALAIAPGIPVAAMLRGGGQERGRRAGSENLIGIVGFAAATETAAGSQDDARLAGLREAIERRIRGVCPSSRVFAQGVPRLPNTTCLTMPGVPAETQVIAFDLAGISVSAGAACASGKVGASHVLRAMGVGEDLARSALRVSTGWTTVADDVDRFCQVWTSIYAQVSRRESVSAGSAATAALDWDRVGKVTE encoded by the coding sequence ATGAGCTTTGGCATTTACCTCGATCACAACGCGACGACGCCGCTCCGCTGCGAGGCGGCCGTGGCGATGCGCGCGGCGATGGAAATGCTCGGCAATCCGTCTTCGGTGCATCGCCATGGCCGCAACGCCCGCCGGCTGATCGAAGACGCCCGCGCTACGATCGCGGGCAGCGTTGGAGCAGAACCGGCCGATGTCGTGTTCACCAGCGGCGGCACCGAATCGAATGCGCTGGCTCTGTGCGCGAGCGGTCGGCGGCGCCTCGTCGTCACGGCGATCGAGCACGCCTCGGTGCTTAGCGCCGGCGATAGCCCGGTGATCGTTCCCGTCGACGACGACGGGATTGTCGATCTTGTCGCGCTCGACGCTATCCTGGCGGAAAGCACCGAGCCGGCAGTGGTTTCGGTCATGCTTGCCAACAACGAGACGGGTGCGGTGCAACCGGTCGCAGCCGTTGGCGATATCGCGCATCGCTATGGAGCGCTATTCCACTGCGACGCGGCGCAGGCGGCCGGGAAGATCGCCATCGACATGCGCGTGATGGGCATCGACCTTCTGTCCTGGTCGGCGCACAAGCTCGGCGGCCCCGCCGGCATCGGCGCGCTCGCGATTGCGCCGGGTATTCCGGTCGCAGCGATGCTGCGGGGCGGTGGCCAGGAGCGTGGACGCCGTGCTGGAAGTGAAAACCTGATCGGAATTGTCGGATTTGCCGCGGCGACCGAGACTGCCGCCGGCAGCCAGGACGACGCGCGTCTCGCCGGTCTGCGCGAAGCCATCGAGCGGCGAATTCGCGGTGTGTGCCCATCGTCACGCGTCTTCGCTCAAGGCGTGCCGCGCTTGCCCAATACTACCTGCCTGACGATGCCGGGCGTGCCGGCTGAAACTCAGGTCATCGCCTTCGATCTCGCCGGCATATCGGTCAGCGCCGGCGCGGCGTGCGCGTCGGGAAAGGTCGGCGCCAGCCATGTGCTGCGAGCCATGGGTGTTGGCGAGGATCTTGCAAGGAGCGCGCTGCGAGTGAGCACCGGCTGGACCACGGTTGCAGACGACGTCGATCGGTTTTGCCAGGTCTGGACGAGCATTTACGCGCAAGTGAGCCGTCGGGAGAGCGTTTCGGCTGGGTCTGCGGCAACCGCTGCGCTGGATTGGGATCGTGTCGGAAAGGTGACAGAATGA
- a CDS encoding Rrf2 family transcriptional regulator: protein MKLSTKGRYAVMAMADLAHHSNGRPVALAEVADRQEISLSYLEQLFGRLRRGGLVSSVRGPGGGYMLAREPSEMRIADIILAVDEPIKATRCTPGSPSGCHSHKGRCLTHDLWEELGNQIYLFLSSVTLADVCERRVLGSSRMVFSGGVRTELSAAAAR, encoded by the coding sequence GTGAAATTGAGCACGAAGGGTCGGTACGCGGTGATGGCGATGGCCGATCTCGCCCACCACAGCAACGGCAGGCCGGTCGCACTCGCGGAAGTCGCCGATCGCCAGGAGATTTCCCTGTCCTATCTTGAGCAGCTTTTCGGGCGATTGCGGCGCGGTGGCCTGGTATCGAGCGTGCGCGGACCCGGCGGCGGCTACATGCTGGCGCGCGAGCCCTCGGAGATGCGTATCGCCGACATCATTCTTGCCGTCGATGAGCCGATCAAGGCGACGCGGTGTACCCCCGGTTCGCCCTCGGGCTGCCATTCGCATAAGGGCCGGTGCCTGACCCATGATCTGTGGGAGGAGCTCGGCAATCAGATTTATCTGTTCTTGAGTTCGGTCACCCTCGCCGACGTCTGCGAACGGCGGGTCTTGGGCAGCAGCCGGATGGTTTTCAGCGGCGGCGTGCGCACGGAACTCTCCGCTGCGGCGGCACGATAG
- the cysE gene encoding serine O-acetyltransferase produces MVFKRFNEDIDAFMARDPAARSRIEIVLCYPGFQAIVVFRVARFLWRRRMFLLARMVSHLGRLATGIEIHPGATVGRRLVIDHGTGVVIGETAEIGNDVTLYQGVTLGGISPSVDSRAQVAVKRHPTLQAGVIIGSGAQILGPIVIGEGARVGANSVVTRDVAAGVTAVGIPAHVVAPRDRDVVERFSAYGTLAGGCPDPMQATIDVLTAQVMALTQRLDAMQARTDGRSDPASPPSDGTDGGAETHIEGAKQADGEGLRH; encoded by the coding sequence ATGGTTTTCAAGAGGTTTAACGAGGACATCGACGCCTTCATGGCGCGGGATCCGGCGGCGCGCTCTCGAATCGAGATCGTCCTTTGCTATCCGGGATTCCAAGCGATCGTCGTTTTCCGGGTCGCCCGGTTCCTTTGGCGTCGGCGTATGTTCCTTCTGGCACGTATGGTTTCTCACCTCGGGCGGCTGGCCACGGGAATTGAGATTCATCCGGGGGCGACGGTCGGGCGACGGCTCGTGATCGATCATGGCACGGGCGTGGTCATCGGCGAAACTGCCGAGATCGGAAATGACGTGACGCTCTATCAGGGTGTCACACTCGGCGGCATCTCTCCGTCGGTTGATTCGCGTGCGCAGGTGGCGGTCAAGCGGCACCCGACGCTGCAAGCCGGCGTGATCATCGGATCAGGGGCCCAGATTCTCGGGCCGATCGTCATCGGCGAGGGCGCACGCGTGGGAGCCAACTCGGTCGTCACGCGCGACGTGGCCGCCGGCGTAACCGCGGTCGGCATTCCCGCACATGTCGTCGCCCCGCGCGATCGCGATGTCGTCGAGCGGTTTTCCGCCTATGGCACCCTTGCCGGCGGCTGTCCGGACCCGATGCAGGCGACGATCGACGTTCTCACCGCTCAGGTCATGGCGCTCACCCAACGTCTCGATGCGATGCAAGCGCGCACCGATGGACGTTCCGATCCCGCCAGCCCGCCATCCGACGGAACCGACGGCGGAGCGGAGACACACATCGAGGGTGCCAAGCAGGCGGATGGCGAAGGGCTGCGTCATTGA
- a CDS encoding alpha/beta hydrolase, protein MPEVIFNGTEGRLEGRYHHSKRANAPIALMLHPHPLHGGTMNNRVVFALFQAFQKRGFSVLRFNFRGVGRSQGRFDAGPGELGDAASALDWMQNINPNASGCWIGGYSFGAWIGMQLLMRRPEIDGFISVAPPAGSLDFSFLAPCPASGLILHGDRDDVVPAEAAEKLAKKLAHQKNVVVEFKAIAGADHIFAAHMPELAKAIDAYLDKSLPARA, encoded by the coding sequence ATGCCCGAGGTAATATTCAACGGCACTGAGGGACGGCTCGAGGGGCGCTATCACCACTCGAAGCGGGCGAACGCTCCGATCGCCCTGATGCTGCACCCCCATCCGCTTCACGGCGGCACGATGAATAATCGCGTCGTTTTCGCACTCTTCCAGGCCTTCCAGAAGCGGGGCTTTTCGGTCCTGCGCTTCAATTTTCGTGGAGTCGGGCGCTCGCAGGGTCGGTTTGACGCCGGCCCCGGCGAATTGGGCGATGCCGCGTCGGCGCTCGACTGGATGCAGAACATCAATCCGAACGCATCGGGCTGCTGGATCGGGGGATATTCGTTCGGCGCGTGGATCGGCATGCAGTTGTTGATGCGCCGTCCCGAGATCGATGGGTTTATTTCGGTCGCGCCGCCCGCCGGCAGCCTCGACTTTTCCTTTCTCGCGCCGTGTCCCGCCTCGGGCCTGATTCTGCACGGCGACCGTGACGACGTCGTGCCGGCCGAAGCGGCGGAGAAGCTGGCGAAGAAGCTGGCGCACCAGAAGAACGTCGTTGTTGAATTCAAGGCGATCGCCGGTGCCGATCACATTTTCGCGGCACACATGCCGGAACTGGCGAAAGCGATCGACGCCTACCTCGACAAGTCGCTGCCGGCGCGCGCGTAA
- a CDS encoding anhydro-N-acetylmuramic acid kinase: MNATGLGEAGFSASGSGAAPPSARILAIGLMSGTSLDGIDAAMITTDGERVLAHGHALTAPYPEDFRCRLHALLGGEPQPSWQPIIDELTDRHADAVVTLLAEAGIGASEIGVVGFHGQTIWHRPERQQTLQIGDGARLARLLGIPVVNDFRAADVAAGGEGAPLAPLYHAALAEALEKPVAVLNLGGVANITYIGTPVGPSRSDPHVLAFDTGPANALLDDWMQARTGTACDEGGRAAAAGRIDGARVMQWLRHDWFRRPPPKSLDRNAFDFVLGAIAGMSTESGAATLTAFSARALALALPLLPDSPRRWLVCGGGRHNPTLMQMIADIAGAPVEPVEAVGWRGDAIEAEAFAFLAVRSLRGQPLSLPSTTGTPRALTGGRLHHPSPDGTSQRPKG; this comes from the coding sequence ATGAACGCAACGGGCTTGGGTGAAGCCGGGTTCAGCGCTTCGGGATCGGGCGCAGCACCTCCAAGCGCGCGCATCCTCGCGATCGGCCTGATGAGCGGCACGTCTCTCGACGGGATCGACGCGGCGATGATCACCACCGACGGCGAGCGGGTGCTGGCGCACGGGCACGCCCTTACCGCCCCTTACCCCGAGGACTTTCGCTGCCGGCTGCACGCGCTTCTCGGCGGCGAGCCGCAGCCGTCCTGGCAGCCGATCATTGACGAACTGACCGATCGGCACGCAGACGCGGTCGTAACCTTGCTCGCCGAAGCGGGCATTGGCGCCAGCGAGATTGGCGTCGTCGGTTTTCACGGTCAGACGATCTGGCACCGCCCGGAGCGCCAGCAAACGCTGCAGATCGGCGACGGCGCCCGGCTCGCCCGCCTGCTCGGCATTCCCGTCGTCAACGACTTTCGCGCGGCGGACGTCGCGGCCGGCGGCGAAGGCGCGCCGCTCGCTCCGCTCTATCATGCCGCCCTGGCGGAAGCGCTGGAAAAGCCCGTCGCCGTGCTCAATCTCGGCGGCGTCGCCAATATTACCTACATCGGAACGCCCGTTGGACCGTCGAGGTCCGATCCTCACGTGCTCGCCTTTGATACCGGCCCCGCCAACGCGCTGCTCGACGACTGGATGCAGGCGCGCACGGGTACCGCCTGCGATGAAGGCGGTCGCGCCGCAGCCGCCGGACGAATCGACGGCGCGCGCGTCATGCAGTGGCTACGCCATGACTGGTTCCGCCGCCCGCCGCCGAAATCACTGGATCGCAATGCCTTCGACTTTGTCCTTGGCGCCATCGCCGGGATGAGCACGGAAAGCGGCGCGGCGACCCTGACCGCTTTTTCGGCCCGCGCTCTCGCCCTTGCCCTGCCGCTGTTGCCGGATTCGCCGCGTCGGTGGCTGGTATGCGGCGGCGGCCGCCACAACCCGACACTCATGCAGATGATCGCCGATATCGCCGGCGCACCGGTTGAGCCGGTCGAAGCCGTCGGCTGGCGCGGGGATGCCATTGAGGCGGAGGCGTTTGCCTTTCTCGCCGTCCGCTCGCTGCGCGGGCAGCCCTTGAGCCTGCCCTCGACTACCGGCACGCCGCGCGCACTCACCGGCGGCCGGCTGCATCACCCGTCACCCGATGGCACAAGCCAAAGGCCTAAAGGCTAA
- a CDS encoding tyrosine--tRNA ligase: MSNPRSDFLRTVVDRGYLHQCTDLEGLDALACEHAITAYIGFDCTAPSLHVGSLVSIMLLRHLQRAGHKPVVLMGGGTTRIGDPSGRDESRKLLTDGEIATNMAGIHRIFERFLVFGDGPADAVMLNNATWLDPLAYIPFLRDYGRHFSVNRMLTFESVRMRLDREQPLSFLEFNYMILQAYDFLELARRAGCVLQMGGSDQWGNIVAGVELARRIDGRGLFGLTTPLITTASGAKMGKTAAGAVWLSAEMLSPYDYWQFWRNTDDADVGRFLRLFTELPEPEIIRLERLVGAEINQAKVVLADEATRLCHGEDLRAAAAETARRTFAEGDAGDELPTVDVARGEVAAGVPAFELFRRAGLAASNGEARRLIKGGGARLNNEPISEETRPVTLDDFDERGLLKLSAGRKRHALVRAL, from the coding sequence ATGTCTAATCCTCGCTCGGATTTTCTTCGCACCGTCGTCGATCGCGGTTATCTGCACCAGTGCACCGACCTCGAGGGGCTGGACGCGCTCGCCTGCGAGCACGCGATCACCGCCTATATCGGGTTCGACTGCACCGCGCCGAGCCTGCACGTCGGTAGCCTCGTTTCGATCATGCTCTTGCGGCATTTGCAACGCGCGGGCCACAAGCCGGTGGTGCTGATGGGCGGTGGGACAACGCGGATCGGCGATCCTTCCGGACGGGATGAATCCCGCAAGCTGCTGACCGACGGCGAAATCGCCACCAACATGGCGGGCATTCACCGCATCTTCGAGCGGTTCCTCGTCTTTGGCGACGGACCCGCCGATGCGGTGATGCTGAACAATGCGACGTGGCTTGATCCCCTGGCATACATCCCGTTCCTGCGGGACTATGGACGGCATTTTTCGGTAAATCGCATGCTCACGTTCGAATCGGTGCGCATGCGCCTTGACCGCGAGCAGCCGCTGTCGTTTCTCGAATTCAACTACATGATCTTGCAGGCGTACGATTTTCTCGAACTTGCCCGGCGCGCCGGCTGCGTGCTGCAGATGGGCGGCTCGGACCAGTGGGGCAACATCGTCGCCGGCGTCGAATTGGCCCGGCGAATCGACGGGCGCGGGCTGTTCGGCCTGACGACGCCGCTGATCACCACCGCCTCTGGCGCCAAGATGGGCAAGACCGCGGCGGGCGCCGTGTGGCTGTCCGCCGAGATGCTTTCGCCCTACGACTATTGGCAATTCTGGCGCAACACCGATGATGCCGATGTCGGTCGCTTCCTGCGATTGTTCACCGAGCTGCCAGAGCCGGAGATCATTCGGCTGGAGCGGCTGGTCGGCGCGGAAATCAACCAGGCGAAGGTCGTTCTCGCCGACGAGGCGACGCGGCTGTGCCACGGCGAGGATTTGCGGGCGGCAGCGGCGGAAACCGCCCGGCGGACTTTCGCGGAGGGCGACGCCGGCGACGAGTTGCCGACCGTGGACGTCGCGCGGGGCGAAGTCGCCGCCGGAGTACCCGCGTTCGAACTATTCCGCCGGGCCGGCCTCGCCGCATCGAACGGCGAAGCCCGGCGGCTAATCAAGGGCGGCGGCGCACGGCTCAACAATGAGCCTATCAGCGAGGAGACCCGCCCGGTGACGCTGGACGACTTCGACGAGCGGGGGCTGCTCAAGTTGTCCGCCGGCAGGAAGCGCCACGCGCTCGTACGCGCGCTCTGA
- a CDS encoding extracellular solute-binding protein yields MRTTSVIWFAAYLAAMAAATASAWAADYVEFWHTMSGQRGTELRQMVTRFNAVQPECSVVPIYAGNFFSATNSVLDVLDQNNPPKIIQIDRTATATLLASRDRFYPIRELMSAASEPFNQSQFLLAVAGSVTDENGDLMALPFDLAAPVLYYNKDAFRLAGLDPKTPPRTWPDVARAAHRTQAAGYACGLTTGRPSWVHIENFAAWHNLPFATYANGLDPGPARLAFNARPFIRHLETLGEWQSVGVFEYSGPNEDGPNGRNEAAQKFLTQHCVMYTDSSSEYAALKTSIRGFEFEIGPLPYWPDDPGAPQNTLIGGSYLWSPRGGTQAEDRCVARFFGYLISAPVQAAWHQATGDVPTTSEAYAFTRAQGYYAVNPGTNIAVQTLELHPPTVHSRGIRLGDFAHVQQIIEEQLRSFFAGTISAQTALDVSVDQGNRLIAAFEAKQAAQALTSQHRLPTAILSRTGLLGVLAAAAGVCIAGVCAFILVLERRRGGRGRRSPNV; encoded by the coding sequence ATGCGGACGACTTCCGTCATATGGTTTGCCGCCTACCTTGCGGCGATGGCGGCGGCGACGGCATCGGCTTGGGCAGCCGATTACGTTGAATTCTGGCATACGATGTCGGGCCAGCGCGGCACCGAACTACGTCAAATGGTCACCCGCTTTAACGCCGTACAGCCGGAGTGTTCGGTCGTTCCGATCTATGCCGGCAATTTCTTCTCAGCGACGAATAGCGTCCTCGACGTGCTCGATCAGAACAATCCGCCGAAAATCATTCAGATTGACCGTACCGCCACGGCGACACTTCTGGCGTCAAGGGACCGGTTCTACCCGATCCGGGAGCTGATGTCCGCCGCCAGCGAGCCGTTCAATCAAAGCCAGTTCCTGCTGGCCGTTGCAGGGAGCGTCACCGACGAGAACGGTGACCTGATGGCATTGCCGTTCGATCTCGCGGCGCCTGTCCTCTACTACAACAAGGACGCGTTCCGACTGGCTGGCCTTGATCCCAAGACTCCGCCGAGGACGTGGCCGGATGTCGCCCGCGCCGCACACCGGACCCAGGCAGCCGGCTATGCTTGCGGGTTGACGACCGGACGACCGTCCTGGGTGCACATCGAAAACTTCGCCGCTTGGCACAACCTGCCGTTCGCCACCTACGCGAACGGCCTCGATCCTGGCCCGGCTCGCCTCGCTTTCAATGCCCGCCCCTTTATCCGTCACCTCGAAACCCTGGGTGAGTGGCAAAGCGTTGGCGTGTTCGAGTATTCGGGACCGAACGAGGACGGACCCAACGGGCGCAACGAGGCCGCACAGAAATTCCTGACGCAGCATTGCGTGATGTACACGGATTCCTCCAGCGAATACGCCGCGCTGAAAACGTCGATCAGGGGCTTCGAGTTTGAAATCGGGCCGCTACCGTATTGGCCCGATGATCCGGGCGCCCCTCAGAATACCCTGATCGGCGGCAGCTATCTTTGGTCTCCGCGTGGCGGTACGCAAGCCGAAGACCGCTGTGTCGCGCGCTTCTTCGGATATCTCATCTCAGCGCCCGTTCAAGCGGCGTGGCATCAGGCGACCGGCGACGTTCCGACGACGAGCGAGGCGTACGCGTTCACTCGGGCTCAAGGATATTATGCCGTCAACCCAGGGACGAACATCGCCGTTCAGACGCTGGAACTGCATCCGCCGACGGTCCATTCGCGCGGCATCCGCCTTGGGGATTTCGCCCACGTTCAACAGATCATCGAAGAGCAGTTGCGGTCATTTTTCGCCGGAACCATAAGCGCGCAAACCGCGCTCGACGTTTCCGTCGACCAAGGTAATAGGCTGATCGCCGCGTTCGAAGCGAAACAGGCGGCGCAAGCGTTGACCTCGCAACACCGTCTGCCGACGGCGATCCTTTCACGGACGGGACTGCTGGGCGTGCTCGCAGCAGCGGCGGGTGTTTGCATCGCCGGTGTCTGCGCCTTCATCCTCGTCCTTGAGCGCCGCCGCGGTGGCCGAGGCCGCCGATCGCCAAACGTGTAA
- a CDS encoding bacterioferritin — translation MSDRDIDKSAVLGVLNKILEAELAGVVRYTHYSLMVYGYGRIPIVGWLRGQASESLLHAQEAGEYITALGGHPSLGIGKLLESEKHDIGDILRESLAHEHSALDQYKALLSLVADQDVMLEEYARQMIAAESKHISEVDKMLRAPGDLQPFGA, via the coding sequence ATGAGTGATCGCGACATCGATAAGTCCGCCGTTCTCGGCGTCCTCAACAAAATCCTCGAGGCTGAACTCGCGGGCGTCGTCCGCTACACGCATTATTCGTTGATGGTATACGGCTACGGCCGCATCCCGATCGTCGGATGGCTGCGCGGACAGGCGAGTGAATCGTTGCTGCATGCCCAGGAAGCGGGCGAATACATCACCGCGCTCGGCGGTCACCCCTCACTCGGCATCGGCAAACTGCTGGAAAGCGAGAAACACGACATCGGCGATATTCTGCGCGAATCGCTGGCGCACGAGCACAGCGCGCTCGATCAGTACAAGGCGTTGCTGTCCCTTGTCGCGGACCAGGATGTCATGCTTGAGGAATATGCCCGCCAGATGATCGCCGCCGAAAGCAAGCACATCAGCGAGGTCGACAAGATGCTGCGGGCTCCTGGCGACTTGCAACCGTTCGGCGCTTGA
- a CDS encoding flagellar basal body-associated FliL family protein: protein MAHSRKPAADGEAKKPGKGLLARVLQPIAIAAAALVFSVALLATSLLVVSDHSDGAAQGVSLPVAGPIIQQELPEFVADLDASGARSHYLQIAIVVELPQEAVSRLKEEQAQILSEVQSYLRDLNRRDLFGSAGIERVRVDVRAIVDRHIAPTRTRDVYFTKFLVD, encoded by the coding sequence ATGGCGCACAGCAGGAAGCCGGCGGCGGACGGTGAAGCGAAGAAGCCCGGCAAGGGCTTGCTCGCGCGTGTCCTGCAGCCCATCGCCATCGCCGCCGCCGCGCTCGTCTTTTCGGTCGCGCTGCTAGCCACCTCGCTGCTGGTCGTGAGCGATCATTCCGACGGCGCGGCACAGGGGGTCTCGTTACCGGTAGCGGGGCCGATCATCCAGCAGGAACTGCCCGAATTCGTCGCCGATCTCGACGCTTCGGGCGCCCGCTCGCACTATCTGCAGATCGCCATCGTCGTCGAGCTGCCGCAGGAGGCGGTCAGCCGGCTGAAAGAAGAGCAGGCGCAGATCCTGTCCGAGGTGCAGTCCTACCTGCGTGACCTCAATCGCCGCGATCTTTTCGGTTCCGCCGGTATCGAGCGCGTGCGCGTCGATGTGCGCGCGATTGTCGACCGCCACATCGCTCCGACGCGGACCCGGGACGTCTACTTCACCAAGTTCCTCGTCGATTGA
- a CDS encoding YdcF family protein yields the protein MFFVLSKVFEFIAHPLHIVLALLLGSLIAGWCGAGRLRSAGIIAAVVLLLLIGASPVSDAVMRPLEDRFAPPMIETLNPTGVIVLGGAVETGVVAETRDTAPLNDRAERMTKSVELAHRFPDMQIVFSGFSNSLAPEGPSEADIAQRFFEAQGIDPKRIRYERRARNTFENVLFSEALVQPAAGETWLLLTSAFHLPRSVGVFQALGWPVVPLPVDYRTPIGESRFSFDIGEGNENLDLALHEWVGLLAYDLTGKTLQLFPAPEPRGDG from the coding sequence ATGTTCTTCGTTCTTTCCAAAGTGTTTGAGTTCATCGCCCATCCGTTGCACATCGTACTCGCGCTACTGTTGGGCTCGTTGATCGCAGGATGGTGCGGGGCGGGGCGGCTGCGAAGCGCGGGGATCATCGCAGCCGTGGTCCTGCTGCTTCTGATCGGCGCGTCTCCCGTGTCCGATGCAGTCATGCGCCCGCTGGAAGACCGCTTCGCGCCGCCGATGATCGAGACGCTGAATCCCACCGGCGTTATCGTCCTCGGTGGCGCGGTCGAGACCGGCGTTGTCGCCGAGACGCGCGACACGGCACCACTCAACGACCGGGCGGAACGGATGACCAAGTCGGTCGAACTCGCCCATCGATTCCCCGACATGCAGATCGTCTTCAGCGGATTTTCCAACAGCCTCGCGCCGGAGGGCCCCAGCGAAGCAGACATCGCACAACGCTTTTTCGAAGCGCAAGGGATCGATCCGAAGCGCATCCGCTACGAACGGCGCGCGCGCAATACCTTTGAGAACGTGCTGTTCAGCGAGGCACTGGTTCAACCGGCCGCTGGCGAGACATGGCTGCTGCTCACCTCCGCCTTCCATCTGCCGCGCAGCGTCGGCGTCTTCCAGGCCCTCGGCTGGCCGGTCGTCCCGTTGCCGGTCGACTACCGCACGCCGATCGGCGAGAGCCGCTTTTCCTTCGACATCGGCGAGGGCAACGAGAACCTCGATCTTGCGCTTCATGAGTGGGTCGGGTTGCTCGCCTACGATCTGACCGGCAAGACATTGCAGCTGTTTCCGGCGCCCGAGCCGCGCGGCGACGGCTGA
- a CDS encoding universal stress protein, which translates to MTYRDLLVHLDGSEQSEARAAIAVEVARAFGAVLTGLYGESDPHVLVPASRDPAASLHTVAERIETAFRRRAAAAGIDTNWLTAMTVNDTELIKRVLFAARHADLVVLGQHRDGERTASVPSDLIEQIALNCGRPVLCIPSVGRFPTVAARVLVAWNGSREAARAVNDAMPFLLRAERVRLLAINPDHSRDAYGEEPFAPMQRHLASHGVIAQCETLWVQDSDVIEGLLSRLGDEGIDLLVMGAHGHYGFPYLYRGGGTRQILRSMTTPVLMSY; encoded by the coding sequence ATGACTTACCGTGATCTCCTCGTGCATCTGGACGGCAGCGAGCAGAGCGAGGCGCGAGCGGCGATTGCCGTCGAAGTCGCGCGGGCGTTCGGTGCCGTTCTGACCGGTCTTTACGGTGAAAGCGATCCGCATGTCCTGGTTCCGGCGAGTCGTGATCCGGCGGCAAGTCTGCACACCGTGGCCGAGAGGATCGAGACCGCTTTCCGCCGGCGCGCGGCCGCAGCGGGGATCGATACGAACTGGCTGACGGCAATGACCGTCAACGATACCGAACTGATCAAGCGCGTGCTGTTCGCCGCCCGACATGCCGATCTCGTCGTGCTTGGCCAGCATCGCGATGGCGAGCGGACGGCGAGCGTTCCGTCGGACCTGATCGAGCAGATCGCGCTGAACTGCGGCCGGCCGGTGTTGTGCATACCGAGCGTTGGGCGCTTCCCAACGGTGGCGGCGCGGGTGCTTGTCGCGTGGAACGGCAGCCGCGAGGCGGCCCGAGCGGTCAACGATGCGATGCCGTTCCTCCTCCGCGCCGAGCGGGTGAGGCTGCTCGCAATCAACCCCGATCATAGCCGCGACGCGTATGGCGAGGAGCCGTTTGCGCCAATGCAACGCCATTTGGCGTCTCACGGCGTTATTGCGCAGTGCGAAACCCTCTGGGTCCAAGACAGCGACGTCATCGAAGGGCTGTTGTCGCGGCTGGGTGATGAGGGTATCGATCTTCTGGTCATGGGGGCGCATGGCCACTACGGCTTCCCCTACCTTTATCGCGGAGGCGGCACCAGACAGATTCTTCGTTCGATGACCACGCCGGTACTGATGTCGTATTAG
- a CDS encoding ABC transporter ATP-binding protein: MTDDFIIETGGLTREFKGFVAVRDVSLRVRRGTIHALIGPNGAGKTTCFNMISKFLEPTRGSIRFKGVDITAAKPHAVARMGMVRSFQISAVFPHLSVLDNLRIALQRRLGISFHFWRPVSVLAVVDERAHALLEDVGLTGYAEIAAAELAYGRKRALEIATTLALDPDLLLLDEPMAGMGREDIDRIARLIKRVSANRSVLMVEHNLSVVADLSDRITVLARGGILAEGTYAEVSSNPDVISAYLGSEAGHG, translated from the coding sequence ATGACTGATGACTTCATCATCGAGACCGGCGGACTCACCCGGGAGTTCAAGGGATTTGTCGCTGTTCGCGATGTCAGCCTGCGCGTGCGCCGGGGAACCATTCATGCGCTGATCGGTCCCAACGGTGCTGGCAAGACCACCTGCTTCAACATGATCTCCAAGTTCCTCGAGCCGACGCGGGGAAGTATTCGCTTCAAAGGGGTCGACATCACCGCAGCCAAGCCGCACGCGGTAGCGCGGATGGGTATGGTGCGCTCGTTTCAGATTTCTGCCGTTTTTCCGCACCTTTCGGTCCTCGACAACCTGCGCATCGCCCTGCAGCGCCGGCTCGGCATCTCATTTCACTTCTGGCGCCCGGTCTCGGTGCTCGCCGTTGTCGATGAGCGGGCGCACGCGCTGCTCGAAGACGTCGGCCTGACCGGTTACGCCGAGATCGCAGCGGCCGAGTTGGCCTACGGGCGCAAGCGCGCGCTCGAGATCGCAACCACTTTGGCCCTCGATCCTGACCTGCTGCTCCTCGACGAGCCGATGGCCGGCATGGGCCGCGAGGACATCGACCGCATCGCCAGACTGATCAAGCGCGTCTCGGCCAACCGCTCGGTTTTGATGGTCGAGCACAACCTTTCGGTGGTCGCCGACCTCTCCGATCGGATCACCGTGCTCGCGCGCGGCGGTATCCTCGCCGAAGGCACCTACGCTGAGGTTTCCAGCAATCCCGACGTCATTTCCGCCTATCTCGGCTCCGAGGCCGGCCATGGCTGA